The Syngnathus scovelli strain Florida chromosome 13, RoL_Ssco_1.2, whole genome shotgun sequence genome has a window encoding:
- the glis3 gene encoding zinc finger protein GLIS3 isoform X1, translated as MSGKGCQLLVSPCGVSPSLGKMRGHRSQAVKVPVTSPQWGGLPFSGVNKASSGKQNGAPVTLPSLSLHRKVLTNGKQDVETQDVTFLGGSSKKGGSRPAIEVLGHPAGSNLTITNVPMSVVPGHHLHDVTSYHPSDTRSVLSRESLASTTLSLFETQSVFSGRSDWPFGYRVLPPLGQAPCSALAPEGGEQHNVGTALSSTEASGGTSTSASLPSYLFTGDSGSPKQPNAKKRALSMSPLSDVMGMDFNSIIRTSPTSLVAYINSSPASHPTISPIQSEGYGHFLGVRGSCIPQVHPYTTSQDLGECNRTKVLEEGGALESEMANMVVEQQSLPNSKEVGTLGKILETCQEETMMPTLQLHSGEEAALPRGPPPPYHSHRHFHLPRGQQRIRTQETLNQGPVGPPRHGLGFLPQIPMLEEEEGETDDCGAHSCLWTDCNAVYDQKDELVRHIEKLHVDQRKAEDFTCYWAGCPRNLKPFNARYKLLIHMRVHSGEKPNKCTFKGCKKAFSRLENLKIHLRSHTGEKPYPCQHPGCFKAFSNSSDRAKHQRTHLDTKPYACQVPGCAKRYTDPSSLRKHVKSHSTVEIQLRKKMKSTADVTQESLTDCLTIHHLHPGLSPPARRDNSIASSTPSQEPYSTAPQGGDSPHNPLMCTLQDNHRFVDPGRLFCFDPRPPLSRLPHLPGGASAQPGRIPESAAERSPDLPGQMEALFPFDGMSARAESGHLMPAFGISGTCNAGFAVQTSGGDFFDVMDPLPRRSSVPQPR; from the exons ATGAGTGGAAAGGGTTGCCAGCTCCTGGTGTCGCCATGCGGCGTGTCACCGTCGCTGGGGAAGATGAGAGGGCACCGGTCCCAGGCAGTCAAGGTGCCCGTGACTTCCCCTCAGTGGGGCGGCCTTCCCTTCTCGGGCGTGAACAAAGCGAGCAGCGGGAAGCAGAACGGCGCCCCCGTGACCCTGCCGAGCCTGAGCCTCCACAGGAAGGTGTTGACAAATGGGAAGCAGGACGTGGAGACACAAGATGTAACATTTCTAGGAGGCTCTTCCAAAAAAG GTGGTTCCAGACCTGCCATTGAAGTTCTTGGGCACCCTGCCGGTTCAAACCTCACGATAACCAACGTTCCAATGTCTGTTGTCCCTGGTCATCATCTCCACGATGTTACGTCTTATCACCCGTCTGATACAAG GTCAGTGCTGTCCAGAGAATCCCTGGCATCCACCACCCTTAGTCTTTTCGAAACCCAGTCAGTGTTTAGCGGACGAAGCGATTGGCCGTTTGGCTACCGCGTCCTTCCCCCTTTGGGGCAGGCACCGTGTTCCGCCCTGGCCCCCGAGGGCGGCGAGCAACACAACGTGGGAACAGCCTTGTCCAGCACGGAGGCCTCTGGCGGCACGAGCACGTCAGCCTCCCTCCCGTCGTACCTCTTCACGGGTGATTCCGGGAGCCCCAAACAGCCTAACGCAAAGAAGAGAGCTCTTTCCATGTCGCCCTTATCGGACGTAATGGGGATGGATTTCAACTCCATCATACGAACGTCGCCTACGTCGCTTGTGGCTTACATAAATAGCTCACCGGCTTCCCATCCGACAATCTCGCCCATTCAGTCCGAGGGCTACGGCCACTTCCTGGGCGTGAGGGGTTCTTGCATCCCCCAGGTTCATCCCTACACTACGTCACAAGATCTGGGCGAGTGCAACCGCACAAAGGTTCTAGAAGAGGGCGGGGCTCTGGAGAGTGAGATGGCTAACATGGTGGTGGAACAACAGTCTCTTCCAAATTCAAAGGAAGTGGGAACTCTGGGTAAGATTTTAGAAACCTGTCAAGAAGAGACCATGATGCCAACTCTGCAGCTTCACTCAGGTGAAGAAGCTGCTCTCCCTCGGGGACCTCCACCACCCTACCACTCCCATCGGCACTTTCACCTTCCTAGAGGTCAGCAGAGAATAAGGACTCAAGAAACCCTCAACCAGGGTCCCGTGGGCCCACCCCGGCATGGCCTCGGCTTTTTACCCCAGATCCCCATgctggaggaagaagagggcGAAACGGACGACTGCGGCGCCCACTCCTGCCTGTGGACGGACTGCAATGCAGTCTACGACCAAAAGGATGAGCTAGTGAGACACATAGAAAAACTCCACGTGGACCAGAGGAAGGCCGAGGACTTCACATGCTACTGGGCGGGCTGTCCTCGGAACCTCAAACCTTTCAATGCCCGTTACAAGCTTTTGATCCACATGAGGGTCCATTCGGGAGAGAAGCCCAACAAGTGTACG TTCAAGGGTTGCAAGAAGGCCTTCTCTCGACTGGAAAATTTAAAGATCCACCTGCGTAGTCACACTGGAGAGAAGCCGTACCCGTGCCAGCATCCAGGATGTTTCAAGGCCTTCAGCAACTCCAGTGACAGAGCCAAGCATCAGCGCACCCACCTGGACACA AAGCCATACGCTTGCCAAGTACCGGGCTGTGCAAAGCGCTACACTGATCCCAGCTCTTTGAGGAAGCACGTCAAGTCTCATTCCACTGTGGAGATACAGCTACGGAAAAAG ATGAAATCCACAGCTGATGTAACCCAGGAGTCTCTGACAGACTGTTTAACCATCCACCATCTGCACCCAGGCCTCTCTCCACCAGCCAGAAGAGACAACTCAATAGCATCCTCCACACCCTCTCAAGAGCCATACTCAa CTGCTCCACAGGGAGGAGACTCTCCTCACAATCCTCTTATGTGCACCCTGCAAGACAATCACAG ATTTGTCGACCCTGGTCGTCTCTTCTGCTTTGACCCCCGCCCTCCGCTCTCCCGCCTCCCGCATCTTCCCGGCGGCGCTTCCGCGCAGCCCGGTCGGATCCCCGAATCGGCGGCCGAGCGCAGCCCAG ATCTCCCAGGGCAGATGGAGGCGCTTTTTCCCTTCGATGGGATGTCAGCACGGGCCGAGTCTGGTCACCTCATGCCGGCTTTCGGGATCAGCGGAACCTGCAACGCAG GGTTTGCCGTGCAAACGTCAGGAGGCGACTTCTTTGACGTGATGGATCCCCTCCCTCGCCGGTCAAGTGTGCCGCAACCCCGCTGA
- the glis3 gene encoding zinc finger protein GLIS3 isoform X2 — MSGKGCQLLVSPCGVSPSLGKMRGHRSQAVKVPVTSPQWGGLPFSGVNKASSGKQNGAPVTLPSLSLHRKVLTNGKQDVETQDVTFLGGSSKKGGSRPAIEVLGHPAGSNLTITNVPMSVVPGHHLHDVTSYHPSDTRSVLSRESLASTTLSLFETQSVFSGRSDWPFGYRVLPPLGQAPCSALAPEGGEQHNVGTALSSTEASGGTSTSASLPSYLFTGDSGSPKQPNAKKRALSMSPLSDVMGMDFNSIIRTSPTSLVAYINSSPASHPTISPIQSEGYGHFLGVRGSCIPQVHPYTTSQDLGECNRTKVLEEGGALESEMANMVVEQQSLPNSKEVGTLGKILETCQEETMMPTLQLHSGEEAALPRGPPPPYHSHRHFHLPRGQQRIRTQETLNQGPVGPPRHGLGFLPQIPMLEEEEGETDDCGAHSCLWTDCNAVYDQKDELVRHIEKLHVDQRKAEDFTCYWAGCPRNLKPFNARYKLLIHMRVHSGEKPNKCTFKGCKKAFSRLENLKIHLRSHTGEKPYPCQHPGCFKAFSNSSDRAKHQRTHLDTKPYACQVPGCAKRYTDPSSLRKHVKSHSTVEIQLRKKMKSTADVTQESLTDCLTIHHLHPGLSPPARRDNSIASSTPSQEPYSTAPQGGDSPHNPLMCTLQDNHRFVDPGRLFCFDPRPPLSRLPHLPGGASAQPGRIPESAAERSPDLPGQMEALFPFDGMSARAESGHLMPAFGISGTCNGLPCKRQEATSLT; from the exons ATGAGTGGAAAGGGTTGCCAGCTCCTGGTGTCGCCATGCGGCGTGTCACCGTCGCTGGGGAAGATGAGAGGGCACCGGTCCCAGGCAGTCAAGGTGCCCGTGACTTCCCCTCAGTGGGGCGGCCTTCCCTTCTCGGGCGTGAACAAAGCGAGCAGCGGGAAGCAGAACGGCGCCCCCGTGACCCTGCCGAGCCTGAGCCTCCACAGGAAGGTGTTGACAAATGGGAAGCAGGACGTGGAGACACAAGATGTAACATTTCTAGGAGGCTCTTCCAAAAAAG GTGGTTCCAGACCTGCCATTGAAGTTCTTGGGCACCCTGCCGGTTCAAACCTCACGATAACCAACGTTCCAATGTCTGTTGTCCCTGGTCATCATCTCCACGATGTTACGTCTTATCACCCGTCTGATACAAG GTCAGTGCTGTCCAGAGAATCCCTGGCATCCACCACCCTTAGTCTTTTCGAAACCCAGTCAGTGTTTAGCGGACGAAGCGATTGGCCGTTTGGCTACCGCGTCCTTCCCCCTTTGGGGCAGGCACCGTGTTCCGCCCTGGCCCCCGAGGGCGGCGAGCAACACAACGTGGGAACAGCCTTGTCCAGCACGGAGGCCTCTGGCGGCACGAGCACGTCAGCCTCCCTCCCGTCGTACCTCTTCACGGGTGATTCCGGGAGCCCCAAACAGCCTAACGCAAAGAAGAGAGCTCTTTCCATGTCGCCCTTATCGGACGTAATGGGGATGGATTTCAACTCCATCATACGAACGTCGCCTACGTCGCTTGTGGCTTACATAAATAGCTCACCGGCTTCCCATCCGACAATCTCGCCCATTCAGTCCGAGGGCTACGGCCACTTCCTGGGCGTGAGGGGTTCTTGCATCCCCCAGGTTCATCCCTACACTACGTCACAAGATCTGGGCGAGTGCAACCGCACAAAGGTTCTAGAAGAGGGCGGGGCTCTGGAGAGTGAGATGGCTAACATGGTGGTGGAACAACAGTCTCTTCCAAATTCAAAGGAAGTGGGAACTCTGGGTAAGATTTTAGAAACCTGTCAAGAAGAGACCATGATGCCAACTCTGCAGCTTCACTCAGGTGAAGAAGCTGCTCTCCCTCGGGGACCTCCACCACCCTACCACTCCCATCGGCACTTTCACCTTCCTAGAGGTCAGCAGAGAATAAGGACTCAAGAAACCCTCAACCAGGGTCCCGTGGGCCCACCCCGGCATGGCCTCGGCTTTTTACCCCAGATCCCCATgctggaggaagaagagggcGAAACGGACGACTGCGGCGCCCACTCCTGCCTGTGGACGGACTGCAATGCAGTCTACGACCAAAAGGATGAGCTAGTGAGACACATAGAAAAACTCCACGTGGACCAGAGGAAGGCCGAGGACTTCACATGCTACTGGGCGGGCTGTCCTCGGAACCTCAAACCTTTCAATGCCCGTTACAAGCTTTTGATCCACATGAGGGTCCATTCGGGAGAGAAGCCCAACAAGTGTACG TTCAAGGGTTGCAAGAAGGCCTTCTCTCGACTGGAAAATTTAAAGATCCACCTGCGTAGTCACACTGGAGAGAAGCCGTACCCGTGCCAGCATCCAGGATGTTTCAAGGCCTTCAGCAACTCCAGTGACAGAGCCAAGCATCAGCGCACCCACCTGGACACA AAGCCATACGCTTGCCAAGTACCGGGCTGTGCAAAGCGCTACACTGATCCCAGCTCTTTGAGGAAGCACGTCAAGTCTCATTCCACTGTGGAGATACAGCTACGGAAAAAG ATGAAATCCACAGCTGATGTAACCCAGGAGTCTCTGACAGACTGTTTAACCATCCACCATCTGCACCCAGGCCTCTCTCCACCAGCCAGAAGAGACAACTCAATAGCATCCTCCACACCCTCTCAAGAGCCATACTCAa CTGCTCCACAGGGAGGAGACTCTCCTCACAATCCTCTTATGTGCACCCTGCAAGACAATCACAG ATTTGTCGACCCTGGTCGTCTCTTCTGCTTTGACCCCCGCCCTCCGCTCTCCCGCCTCCCGCATCTTCCCGGCGGCGCTTCCGCGCAGCCCGGTCGGATCCCCGAATCGGCGGCCGAGCGCAGCCCAG ATCTCCCAGGGCAGATGGAGGCGCTTTTTCCCTTCGATGGGATGTCAGCACGGGCCGAGTCTGGTCACCTCATGCCGGCTTTCGGGATCAGCGGAACCTGCAAC GGTTTGCCGTGCAAACGTCAGGAGGCGACTTCTTTGACGTGA